From a region of the Lactuca sativa cultivar Salinas chromosome 4, Lsat_Salinas_v11, whole genome shotgun sequence genome:
- the LOC111915815 gene encoding uncharacterized protein LOC111915815 isoform X1: MTEQVVDEKSDDLDIVSIGKLYQGPWEKKYWSSSRGKDRHPYPVGYVAHRTCNGNTYKMAILEGLKGPEFAVTLQISSTDGESCSGQTPDIAWEGFQKKSCVRIKFWRGKRFSCKIDGAELFGFKNPLVARLLRGLKANASPIVEKSLPSSCFGNEQPEGTNEHHTQGTVHYAETCKDPDLQMNLVKTEGKEKRSKKRKEVHVKSVIGTQHKRERPQDLTQTGHENHNNRIPLHLSNSNENKPGLEKMDCNGDNKSHLLSTQDGLQLDSSISSENLEKEKCPAVLEAGNSIGSKDVISNKEGINLFKKQENLDVLISTCKWEPTSSKTTDEKGDPPVQKGSQMMDNVDLYAPDTLDPALDEKGDPPAKKDSQMLDDLDLHAPDTLDSALEVIPEETNCSINEKLNGGQILVSEKCVTESEAKDEMVIGTGIGSDNSYKSDSDSVGHEITNSMMTLLLPRALPLLKTYSRKKKKNLYKMSQEERKGTNQCPKDEPPAKSFEELQLENHQGVEDSTAIAPDSFENHQCEPMESSQARQFQDADRADESTSGVDLPCTHEGHHVCSNSEDTCHVEKTTRKTKSDEDVELVLEKSPQRGGRIMDTYDLGNISPSRKDPKLTDIKISPCHIEVSGTTTAVDAKSASQLSLISTQCEMTKVVDNEVEVKDESCLNKSHYDELQNVFEVVGCYMHPTPISMVMLRRKGNEVLICVLCGYLMEKERTLFVYTASIKGEKKGHPSFIGHTRIISPVSRNASGDQVMQFTPDGKCLVLLNNITSPYCREGGVKCQFSACTPDSFEKNAVKIVQVKLGYVHVVCKLKTSSSVCCILVCEPNYLLVAEETGRMNLWTMNSTWSAATEHGYLATSDCMSDSVVSMKKIPNFPGLVVGHTAFGDFCLWDVTRRILVSKFSAPGTSFLSFLPINTFRCPKSGCKKKQEETQTDDHDNEDLSLVLLVSSVSNQHLNDEKALKDCRCWSLALLAKNKLILLNALDPSSTVAGVSAGYGIMCTCEGSLYIWELSSGAKLGYLTHCTGATVSCLVADDSGVFAVAVDGSQLQVYALGT; encoded by the exons ATGACGGAGCAGGTCGTCGACGAGAAATCAGACGATCTGGATATTGTTTCAATCGGAAAGTTATATCAAGGTCCATGGGAGAAGAAATATTGGAGTTCATCCAGG ggcaaaGATCGACATCCATATCCAGTTGGATATGTAGCTCATCGCACGTGTAATGGGAATACTTATAAGATGGCAATTCTCGAGGGACTTAAAGGACCTGAATTTGCG GTAACTTTGCAGATTAGTTCTACGGATGGGGAATCTTGCTCTGGGCAAACTCCAGATATTGCATGGGAGGGCTTTCAAAAGAAGAGCTGTGTTCGCATCAAATTTTGGAGAGGGAAGAGATTTTCATGCAAGATAGATGGTGCAGAG CTTTTTGGATTCAAAAACCCACTTGTTGCAAGGTTACTGAGGGGATTGAAGGCAAATGCCAGCCCAATTGTTGAGAAAAGTTTACCATCTTCTTGCTTTGGCAATGAGCAGCCTGAAGGAACAAACGAACATCATACTCAAGGCACTGTGCATTATGCAGAGACATGTAAAGACCCTGATTTGCAAATGAACTTGGTTAAAACTGAGGGTAAAGAGAAACGAAGTAAGAAACGTAAAGAAGTTCATGTGAAATCAGTTATTGGAACCCAACATAAAAGAGAACGACCTCAAGATCTGACACAAACTGGCCATGAGAATCATAACAATAGGATTCCTTTGCATTTGTCGAATTCAAATGAAAATAAACCAGGCCTGGAAAAGATGGATTGCAATGGAGATAATAAATCTCATTTATTATCAACACAAGATGGACTGCAGCTCGATTCCTCTATTTCTTCTGAAAATCTTGAAAAAGAGAAGTGTCCTGCTGTCCTAGAAGCAGGCAATTCTATTGGTTCCAAAGATGTTATATCCAACAAAGAAGGTATCAACTTGTTCAAAAAGCAGGAAAAT CTTGATGTATTGATATCTACCTGCAAATGGGAGCCCACTTCCTCGAAAACAACAGATGAAAAGGGAGACCCACCAGTTCAAAAAGGTTCACAGATGATGGATAATGTGGACCTCTATGCACCTGATACTTTGGATCCAGCCTTAG ATGAAAAGGGTGACCCACCAGCTAAAAAAGATTCACAGATGTTAGATGATTTGGACCTCCATGCACCTGATACTTTGGATTCAGCCTTAG AGGTGATCCCTGAAGAAACTAACTGTTCTATAAATGAAAAGTTAAATGGTGGCCAGATTTTAGTTTCTGAAAAATGTGTAACAGAGTCAGAGGCAAAAGATGAGATGGTTATTGGTACTGGTATTGGGAGTGATAATTCTTACAAGAGTGATTCAGATTCAGTTGGACATGAGATAACCAATTCAATGATGACTTTACTGCTTCCCCGGGCTCTTCCTCTGCTTAAGACTTAttcaagaaagaaaaagaaaaatcttTATAAAATGTCCCAAGAGGAAAGAAAGGGAACTAATCAATGTCCGAAAGATGAACCTCCAG CCAAATCTTTTGAGGAACTTCAGCTGGAGAATCATCAAGGTGTAGAAGATTCAACAGCTATTGCACCTGATAGTTTTGAGAATCATCAATGCGAACCCATGGAGTCCTCTCAGGCCAGACAATTTCAAGATGCTGATAGAGCTGATGAAAGTACTTCTGGTGTAGATTTACCATGCACCCATGAAGGGCATCATGTTTGTTCTAATAGTGAAGATACATGTCATGTTGAGAAAACTACCAGAAAAACTAAGTCTGATGAAGATGTAGAGTTGGTTTTGGAGAAGAGTCCGCAAAGAGGTGGCAGAATCATGGATACTTATGATTTGGGCAACATATCTCCAAGCAGGAAGGATCCCAAGCTAACAGATATCAAAATCTCTCCTTGTCACATAGAAG TTTCAGGAACGACCACTGCAGTTGATGCTAAGTCTGCAAGTCAACTGAGTTTGATTTCAACTCAGTGTGAGATGACTAAAGTCGTGGATAATGAAGTGGAAGTGAAAGATGAGTCATGCTTAAATAAGTCGCATTATGATGAGCTACAGAACGTATTTGAGGTTGTAGGTTGCTATATGCATCCAACCCCAATCTCAATGGTAATGTTGAGAAGAAAAGGGAATGAGGTCTTGATATGTGTTTTGTGTGGGTATCTGATGGAAAAAGAGAGGACACTTTTCGTTTACACTGCATCTATTAAAGGCGAAAAGAAAGGACATCCTTCTTTCATTGGTCACACAAGAATTATCTCACCAGTTTCAAGAAACGCATCTGGTGACCAA GTTATGCAGTTTACTCCAGATGGCAAATGCCTTGTTTTACTGAACAACATCACATCTCCTTACTGCAG GGAGGGTGGTGTGAAGTGTCAGTTTTCAGCATGTACACCAGATAGCTTTGAGAAGAATGCGGTTAAAATTGTGCAAGTAAAACTGGGCTATGTTCATGTAGTATGCAAACTCAAAACAAGTAGCAGTGTTTGCTGCATATTAGTTTGTGAACCTAATTACCTCCTTGTTGCTGAAGAAACTGGAAGAATGAATTTATGGACTATGAACTCAACATGGAG TGCAGCAACAGAACACGGGTATTTAGCAACATCTGATTGCATGTCTGATTCTGTAGTTTCTATGAAAAAAATACCAAATTTCCCAGGTCTGGTTGTTGGTCATACTGCATTTGGAGATTTTTGCTTGTG GGATGTAACAAGAAGAATCCTGGTATCAAAGTTTTCAGCTCCAGGAACTTCATTTCTTTCCTTCCTTCCAATTAATACATTCAGGTGTCCAAAAAGTGGTTGTAAAAAGAAACAAGAGGAAACACAAACAGATGATCATGATAATGAAGATCTGTCTCTTGTTCTTCTTGTTTCATCTGTCTCAAATCAGCATCTTAATGATGAAAAAGCATTAAAAGATTGTAGATGCTGGAGTCTAGCATTGCTGGCCAAAAACAAGCTGATTTTGCTGAATGCTTTGGATCCAAG TAGCACCGTAGCTGGTGTATCAGCAGGGTATGGAATCATGTGTACATGTGAGGGCTCTCTGTACATATGGGAATTGTCTTCAGGTGCTAAGCTTGGTTATCTCACCCATTGCACAG GAGCCACAGTGTCATGTTTGGTGGCGGATGATTCGGGTGTATTTGCAGTGGCTGTGGACGGGAGCCAGCTGCAGGTATATGCTCTTGGAACATGA
- the LOC111915815 gene encoding uncharacterized protein LOC111915815 isoform X2 — MTEQVVDEKSDDLDIVSIGKLYQGPWEKKYWSSSRGKDRHPYPVGYVAHRTCNGNTYKMAILEGLKGPEFAVTLQISSTDGESCSGQTPDIAWEGFQKKSCVRIKFWRGKRFSCKIDGAELFGFKNPLVARLLRGLKANASPIVEKSLPSSCFGNEQPEGTNEHHTQGTVHYAETCKDPDLQMNLVKTEGKEKRSKKRKEVHVKSVIGTQHKRERPQDLTQTGHENHNNRIPLHLSNSNENKPGLEKMDCNGDNKSHLLSTQDGLQLDSSISSENLEKEKCPAVLEAGNSIGSKDVISNKEGINLFKKQENLDVLISTCKWEPTSSKTTDEKGDPPVQKGSQMMDNVDLYAPDTLDPALDEKGDPPAKKDSQMLDDLDLHAPDTLDSALEVIPEETNCSINEKLNGGQILVSEKCVTESEAKDEMVIGTGIGSDNSYKSDSDSVGHEITNSMMTLLLPRALPLLKTYSRKKKKNLYKMSQEERKGTNQCPKDEPPAKSFEELQLENHQGVEDSTAIAPDSFENHQCEPMESSQARQFQDADRADESTSGVDLPCTHEGHHVCSNSEDTCHVEKTTRKTKSDEDVELVLEKSPQRGGRIMDTYDLGNISPSRKDPKLTDIKISPCHIEVSGTTTAVDAKSASQLSLISTQCEMTKVVDNEVEVKDESCLNKSHYDELQNVFEVVGCYMHPTPISMVMLRRKGNEVLICVLCGYLMEKERTLFVYTASIKGEKKGHPSFIGHTRIISPVSRNASGDQVMQFTPDGKCLVLLNNITSPYCREGGVKCQFSACTPDSFEKNAVKIVQVKLGYVHVVCKLKTSSSVCCILVCEPNYLLVAEETGRMNLWTMNSTWSAATEHGYLATSDCMSDSVVSMKKIPNFPGLVVGHTAFGDFCLWDVTRRILVSKFSAPGTSFLSFLPINTFRCPKSGCKKKQEETQTDDHDNEDLSLVLLVSSVSNQHLNDEKALKDCRCWSLALLAKNKLILLNALDPSTVAGVSAGYGIMCTCEGSLYIWELSSGAKLGYLTHCTGATVSCLVADDSGVFAVAVDGSQLQVYALGT, encoded by the exons ATGACGGAGCAGGTCGTCGACGAGAAATCAGACGATCTGGATATTGTTTCAATCGGAAAGTTATATCAAGGTCCATGGGAGAAGAAATATTGGAGTTCATCCAGG ggcaaaGATCGACATCCATATCCAGTTGGATATGTAGCTCATCGCACGTGTAATGGGAATACTTATAAGATGGCAATTCTCGAGGGACTTAAAGGACCTGAATTTGCG GTAACTTTGCAGATTAGTTCTACGGATGGGGAATCTTGCTCTGGGCAAACTCCAGATATTGCATGGGAGGGCTTTCAAAAGAAGAGCTGTGTTCGCATCAAATTTTGGAGAGGGAAGAGATTTTCATGCAAGATAGATGGTGCAGAG CTTTTTGGATTCAAAAACCCACTTGTTGCAAGGTTACTGAGGGGATTGAAGGCAAATGCCAGCCCAATTGTTGAGAAAAGTTTACCATCTTCTTGCTTTGGCAATGAGCAGCCTGAAGGAACAAACGAACATCATACTCAAGGCACTGTGCATTATGCAGAGACATGTAAAGACCCTGATTTGCAAATGAACTTGGTTAAAACTGAGGGTAAAGAGAAACGAAGTAAGAAACGTAAAGAAGTTCATGTGAAATCAGTTATTGGAACCCAACATAAAAGAGAACGACCTCAAGATCTGACACAAACTGGCCATGAGAATCATAACAATAGGATTCCTTTGCATTTGTCGAATTCAAATGAAAATAAACCAGGCCTGGAAAAGATGGATTGCAATGGAGATAATAAATCTCATTTATTATCAACACAAGATGGACTGCAGCTCGATTCCTCTATTTCTTCTGAAAATCTTGAAAAAGAGAAGTGTCCTGCTGTCCTAGAAGCAGGCAATTCTATTGGTTCCAAAGATGTTATATCCAACAAAGAAGGTATCAACTTGTTCAAAAAGCAGGAAAAT CTTGATGTATTGATATCTACCTGCAAATGGGAGCCCACTTCCTCGAAAACAACAGATGAAAAGGGAGACCCACCAGTTCAAAAAGGTTCACAGATGATGGATAATGTGGACCTCTATGCACCTGATACTTTGGATCCAGCCTTAG ATGAAAAGGGTGACCCACCAGCTAAAAAAGATTCACAGATGTTAGATGATTTGGACCTCCATGCACCTGATACTTTGGATTCAGCCTTAG AGGTGATCCCTGAAGAAACTAACTGTTCTATAAATGAAAAGTTAAATGGTGGCCAGATTTTAGTTTCTGAAAAATGTGTAACAGAGTCAGAGGCAAAAGATGAGATGGTTATTGGTACTGGTATTGGGAGTGATAATTCTTACAAGAGTGATTCAGATTCAGTTGGACATGAGATAACCAATTCAATGATGACTTTACTGCTTCCCCGGGCTCTTCCTCTGCTTAAGACTTAttcaagaaagaaaaagaaaaatcttTATAAAATGTCCCAAGAGGAAAGAAAGGGAACTAATCAATGTCCGAAAGATGAACCTCCAG CCAAATCTTTTGAGGAACTTCAGCTGGAGAATCATCAAGGTGTAGAAGATTCAACAGCTATTGCACCTGATAGTTTTGAGAATCATCAATGCGAACCCATGGAGTCCTCTCAGGCCAGACAATTTCAAGATGCTGATAGAGCTGATGAAAGTACTTCTGGTGTAGATTTACCATGCACCCATGAAGGGCATCATGTTTGTTCTAATAGTGAAGATACATGTCATGTTGAGAAAACTACCAGAAAAACTAAGTCTGATGAAGATGTAGAGTTGGTTTTGGAGAAGAGTCCGCAAAGAGGTGGCAGAATCATGGATACTTATGATTTGGGCAACATATCTCCAAGCAGGAAGGATCCCAAGCTAACAGATATCAAAATCTCTCCTTGTCACATAGAAG TTTCAGGAACGACCACTGCAGTTGATGCTAAGTCTGCAAGTCAACTGAGTTTGATTTCAACTCAGTGTGAGATGACTAAAGTCGTGGATAATGAAGTGGAAGTGAAAGATGAGTCATGCTTAAATAAGTCGCATTATGATGAGCTACAGAACGTATTTGAGGTTGTAGGTTGCTATATGCATCCAACCCCAATCTCAATGGTAATGTTGAGAAGAAAAGGGAATGAGGTCTTGATATGTGTTTTGTGTGGGTATCTGATGGAAAAAGAGAGGACACTTTTCGTTTACACTGCATCTATTAAAGGCGAAAAGAAAGGACATCCTTCTTTCATTGGTCACACAAGAATTATCTCACCAGTTTCAAGAAACGCATCTGGTGACCAA GTTATGCAGTTTACTCCAGATGGCAAATGCCTTGTTTTACTGAACAACATCACATCTCCTTACTGCAG GGAGGGTGGTGTGAAGTGTCAGTTTTCAGCATGTACACCAGATAGCTTTGAGAAGAATGCGGTTAAAATTGTGCAAGTAAAACTGGGCTATGTTCATGTAGTATGCAAACTCAAAACAAGTAGCAGTGTTTGCTGCATATTAGTTTGTGAACCTAATTACCTCCTTGTTGCTGAAGAAACTGGAAGAATGAATTTATGGACTATGAACTCAACATGGAG TGCAGCAACAGAACACGGGTATTTAGCAACATCTGATTGCATGTCTGATTCTGTAGTTTCTATGAAAAAAATACCAAATTTCCCAGGTCTGGTTGTTGGTCATACTGCATTTGGAGATTTTTGCTTGTG GGATGTAACAAGAAGAATCCTGGTATCAAAGTTTTCAGCTCCAGGAACTTCATTTCTTTCCTTCCTTCCAATTAATACATTCAGGTGTCCAAAAAGTGGTTGTAAAAAGAAACAAGAGGAAACACAAACAGATGATCATGATAATGAAGATCTGTCTCTTGTTCTTCTTGTTTCATCTGTCTCAAATCAGCATCTTAATGATGAAAAAGCATTAAAAGATTGTAGATGCTGGAGTCTAGCATTGCTGGCCAAAAACAAGCTGATTTTGCTGAATGCTTTGGATCCAAG CACCGTAGCTGGTGTATCAGCAGGGTATGGAATCATGTGTACATGTGAGGGCTCTCTGTACATATGGGAATTGTCTTCAGGTGCTAAGCTTGGTTATCTCACCCATTGCACAG GAGCCACAGTGTCATGTTTGGTGGCGGATGATTCGGGTGTATTTGCAGTGGCTGTGGACGGGAGCCAGCTGCAGGTATATGCTCTTGGAACATGA
- the LOC111915815 gene encoding uncharacterized protein LOC111915815 isoform X3 codes for MTEQVVDEKSDDLDIVSIGKLYQGPWEKKYWSSSRGKDRHPYPVGYVAHRTCNGNTYKMAILEGLKGPEFAVTLQISSTDGESCSGQTPDIAWEGFQKKSCVRIKFWRGKRFSCKIDGAELFGFKNPLVARLLRGLKANASPIVEKSLPSSCFGNEQPEGTNEHHTQGTVHYAETCKDPDLQMNLVKTEGKEKRSKKRKEVHVKSVIGTQHKRERPQDLTQTGHENHNNRIPLHLSNSNENKPGLEKMDCNGDNKSHLLSTQDGLQLDSSISSENLEKEKCPAVLEAGNSIGSKDVISNKEGINLFKKQENLDVLISTCKWEPTSSKTTDEKGDPPVQKGSQMMDNVDLYAPDTLDPALDEKGDPPAKKDSQMLDDLDLHAPDTLDSALEVIPEETNCSINEKLNGGQILVSEKCVTESEAKDEMVIGTGIGSDNSYKSDSDSVGHEITNSMMTLLLPRALPLLKTYSRKKKKNLYKMSQEERKGTNQCPKDEPPAKSFEELQLENHQGVEDSTAIAPDSFENHQCEPMESSQARQFQDADRADESTSGVDLPCTHEGHHVCSNSEDTCHVEKTTRKTKSDEDVELVLEKSPQRGGRIMDTYDLGNISPSRKDPKLTDIKISPCHIEGTTTAVDAKSASQLSLISTQCEMTKVVDNEVEVKDESCLNKSHYDELQNVFEVVGCYMHPTPISMVMLRRKGNEVLICVLCGYLMEKERTLFVYTASIKGEKKGHPSFIGHTRIISPVSRNASGDQVMQFTPDGKCLVLLNNITSPYCREGGVKCQFSACTPDSFEKNAVKIVQVKLGYVHVVCKLKTSSSVCCILVCEPNYLLVAEETGRMNLWTMNSTWSAATEHGYLATSDCMSDSVVSMKKIPNFPGLVVGHTAFGDFCLWDVTRRILVSKFSAPGTSFLSFLPINTFRCPKSGCKKKQEETQTDDHDNEDLSLVLLVSSVSNQHLNDEKALKDCRCWSLALLAKNKLILLNALDPSSTVAGVSAGYGIMCTCEGSLYIWELSSGAKLGYLTHCTGATVSCLVADDSGVFAVAVDGSQLQVYALGT; via the exons ATGACGGAGCAGGTCGTCGACGAGAAATCAGACGATCTGGATATTGTTTCAATCGGAAAGTTATATCAAGGTCCATGGGAGAAGAAATATTGGAGTTCATCCAGG ggcaaaGATCGACATCCATATCCAGTTGGATATGTAGCTCATCGCACGTGTAATGGGAATACTTATAAGATGGCAATTCTCGAGGGACTTAAAGGACCTGAATTTGCG GTAACTTTGCAGATTAGTTCTACGGATGGGGAATCTTGCTCTGGGCAAACTCCAGATATTGCATGGGAGGGCTTTCAAAAGAAGAGCTGTGTTCGCATCAAATTTTGGAGAGGGAAGAGATTTTCATGCAAGATAGATGGTGCAGAG CTTTTTGGATTCAAAAACCCACTTGTTGCAAGGTTACTGAGGGGATTGAAGGCAAATGCCAGCCCAATTGTTGAGAAAAGTTTACCATCTTCTTGCTTTGGCAATGAGCAGCCTGAAGGAACAAACGAACATCATACTCAAGGCACTGTGCATTATGCAGAGACATGTAAAGACCCTGATTTGCAAATGAACTTGGTTAAAACTGAGGGTAAAGAGAAACGAAGTAAGAAACGTAAAGAAGTTCATGTGAAATCAGTTATTGGAACCCAACATAAAAGAGAACGACCTCAAGATCTGACACAAACTGGCCATGAGAATCATAACAATAGGATTCCTTTGCATTTGTCGAATTCAAATGAAAATAAACCAGGCCTGGAAAAGATGGATTGCAATGGAGATAATAAATCTCATTTATTATCAACACAAGATGGACTGCAGCTCGATTCCTCTATTTCTTCTGAAAATCTTGAAAAAGAGAAGTGTCCTGCTGTCCTAGAAGCAGGCAATTCTATTGGTTCCAAAGATGTTATATCCAACAAAGAAGGTATCAACTTGTTCAAAAAGCAGGAAAAT CTTGATGTATTGATATCTACCTGCAAATGGGAGCCCACTTCCTCGAAAACAACAGATGAAAAGGGAGACCCACCAGTTCAAAAAGGTTCACAGATGATGGATAATGTGGACCTCTATGCACCTGATACTTTGGATCCAGCCTTAG ATGAAAAGGGTGACCCACCAGCTAAAAAAGATTCACAGATGTTAGATGATTTGGACCTCCATGCACCTGATACTTTGGATTCAGCCTTAG AGGTGATCCCTGAAGAAACTAACTGTTCTATAAATGAAAAGTTAAATGGTGGCCAGATTTTAGTTTCTGAAAAATGTGTAACAGAGTCAGAGGCAAAAGATGAGATGGTTATTGGTACTGGTATTGGGAGTGATAATTCTTACAAGAGTGATTCAGATTCAGTTGGACATGAGATAACCAATTCAATGATGACTTTACTGCTTCCCCGGGCTCTTCCTCTGCTTAAGACTTAttcaagaaagaaaaagaaaaatcttTATAAAATGTCCCAAGAGGAAAGAAAGGGAACTAATCAATGTCCGAAAGATGAACCTCCAG CCAAATCTTTTGAGGAACTTCAGCTGGAGAATCATCAAGGTGTAGAAGATTCAACAGCTATTGCACCTGATAGTTTTGAGAATCATCAATGCGAACCCATGGAGTCCTCTCAGGCCAGACAATTTCAAGATGCTGATAGAGCTGATGAAAGTACTTCTGGTGTAGATTTACCATGCACCCATGAAGGGCATCATGTTTGTTCTAATAGTGAAGATACATGTCATGTTGAGAAAACTACCAGAAAAACTAAGTCTGATGAAGATGTAGAGTTGGTTTTGGAGAAGAGTCCGCAAAGAGGTGGCAGAATCATGGATACTTATGATTTGGGCAACATATCTCCAAGCAGGAAGGATCCCAAGCTAACAGATATCAAAATCTCTCCTTGTCACATAGAAG GAACGACCACTGCAGTTGATGCTAAGTCTGCAAGTCAACTGAGTTTGATTTCAACTCAGTGTGAGATGACTAAAGTCGTGGATAATGAAGTGGAAGTGAAAGATGAGTCATGCTTAAATAAGTCGCATTATGATGAGCTACAGAACGTATTTGAGGTTGTAGGTTGCTATATGCATCCAACCCCAATCTCAATGGTAATGTTGAGAAGAAAAGGGAATGAGGTCTTGATATGTGTTTTGTGTGGGTATCTGATGGAAAAAGAGAGGACACTTTTCGTTTACACTGCATCTATTAAAGGCGAAAAGAAAGGACATCCTTCTTTCATTGGTCACACAAGAATTATCTCACCAGTTTCAAGAAACGCATCTGGTGACCAA GTTATGCAGTTTACTCCAGATGGCAAATGCCTTGTTTTACTGAACAACATCACATCTCCTTACTGCAG GGAGGGTGGTGTGAAGTGTCAGTTTTCAGCATGTACACCAGATAGCTTTGAGAAGAATGCGGTTAAAATTGTGCAAGTAAAACTGGGCTATGTTCATGTAGTATGCAAACTCAAAACAAGTAGCAGTGTTTGCTGCATATTAGTTTGTGAACCTAATTACCTCCTTGTTGCTGAAGAAACTGGAAGAATGAATTTATGGACTATGAACTCAACATGGAG TGCAGCAACAGAACACGGGTATTTAGCAACATCTGATTGCATGTCTGATTCTGTAGTTTCTATGAAAAAAATACCAAATTTCCCAGGTCTGGTTGTTGGTCATACTGCATTTGGAGATTTTTGCTTGTG GGATGTAACAAGAAGAATCCTGGTATCAAAGTTTTCAGCTCCAGGAACTTCATTTCTTTCCTTCCTTCCAATTAATACATTCAGGTGTCCAAAAAGTGGTTGTAAAAAGAAACAAGAGGAAACACAAACAGATGATCATGATAATGAAGATCTGTCTCTTGTTCTTCTTGTTTCATCTGTCTCAAATCAGCATCTTAATGATGAAAAAGCATTAAAAGATTGTAGATGCTGGAGTCTAGCATTGCTGGCCAAAAACAAGCTGATTTTGCTGAATGCTTTGGATCCAAG TAGCACCGTAGCTGGTGTATCAGCAGGGTATGGAATCATGTGTACATGTGAGGGCTCTCTGTACATATGGGAATTGTCTTCAGGTGCTAAGCTTGGTTATCTCACCCATTGCACAG GAGCCACAGTGTCATGTTTGGTGGCGGATGATTCGGGTGTATTTGCAGTGGCTGTGGACGGGAGCCAGCTGCAGGTATATGCTCTTGGAACATGA